In the genome of Magnolia sinica isolate HGM2019 chromosome 2, MsV1, whole genome shotgun sequence, one region contains:
- the LOC131227931 gene encoding uncharacterized protein LOC131227931 — protein sequence MEEGRARKIMVVLEDSENGIYVLKWALNYLVPPPSDLAIGPDHFMILYLSPQALSKTMNIKEAYFDCVKRICENHNVTYEMKAMVGEAKLVICEAAKKLEVDLLVIGNHDYGRLKSIKNAF from the exons ATGGAAGAAGGGAGAGCAAGAAAGATTATGGTGGTCCTTGAGGATAGTGAGAATGGCATCTATGTCTTGAAATGGGCATTGAACTACCTTGTCCCTCCACCGTCCGATCTTGCCATCGGACCCGATCACTTCATGATTCTCTATTTGTCCCCACAAGCTCTATCGAAGACGATGAACATCAAAGAAG CTTACTTCGATTGTGTGAAGCGCATCTGTGAAAATCACAAT GTCACATATGAAATGAAGGCAATGGTGGGAGAAGCAAAGTTAGTTATATGTGAGGCAGCTAAGAAGCTAGAGGTGGACCTTTTGGTCATTGGGAATCATGACTATGGACGGTTGAAAAG CATTAAAAATGCATTTTAA